One genomic segment of Clostridium saccharoperbutylacetonicum N1-4(HMT) includes these proteins:
- a CDS encoding capping complex subunit for YIEGIA, which yields MGADLYNTGYEILAYITLAKDRPQNGNPLILVASDVNEQKQLTEEIAKALKAEVVQLSCGDYMVISKH from the coding sequence ATGGGTGCAGATTTATATAATACAGGTTATGAAATATTAGCATATATTACCTTAGCTAAGGATAGGCCACAAAATGGAAACCCATTAATCTTAGTTGCAAGTGATGTTAATGAGCAAAAGCAATTAACTGAAGAAATTGCAAAAGCACTTAAAGCTGAAGTAGTTCAACTAAGCTGTGGAGACTATATGGTCATCAGTAAGCACTGA
- a CDS encoding peptidase U32 family protein, whose amino-acid sequence MIKPELLAPAGNLEKLKTAINFGADAVYLGGSKLNLRASADNFTIEELKEGLEYAHLRGKKVHVTLNVIPHNDDLNGIEDYITELYEVGVDAVLIADPGIMSIVHEVAPKLEIHLSTQASNLNYKSAEFWHKIGIKRIVAAREMSLNDLITLRKELPESCDIEAFVHGAMCMGYSGKCLLSNYITGRDSNRGTCTQPCRFKYHLYEEKEPGNYEKIDEDGNGMYFMNSKDLCMIEHIPELIEAGINSFKIEGRIKSSYYVASVVKAYRQAIDKYFEDPKNYKYDPKWLKELEKPSHRPYTTGFYFDEEIRQNYETSAYIHNYDMIGVVRDYNKETHIATIQQRNKVFNGDLVEVLAIKGDNKIIKLEDMRKENGVEIETANRPQMIFTVKCSEELQVNDILVKSKN is encoded by the coding sequence ATGATTAAGCCAGAACTTTTAGCACCAGCAGGAAATTTAGAGAAACTTAAAACAGCAATAAATTTCGGTGCAGACGCAGTTTATCTTGGAGGAAGCAAATTAAACTTAAGAGCATCTGCGGATAATTTCACAATTGAAGAATTAAAAGAGGGACTTGAATATGCTCATTTAAGAGGTAAAAAAGTACATGTTACTTTAAATGTAATACCACATAATGATGATTTAAATGGTATTGAAGATTATATTACGGAATTATATGAGGTTGGAGTTGATGCAGTATTAATTGCAGATCCTGGAATTATGAGTATAGTTCATGAAGTTGCACCAAAGCTTGAAATTCATTTAAGTACACAAGCTAGTAATTTAAATTATAAGTCAGCAGAATTTTGGCATAAAATTGGAATCAAAAGAATTGTTGCTGCAAGAGAAATGAGTCTTAATGATTTAATAACTTTAAGAAAAGAATTACCAGAAAGTTGTGATATAGAAGCCTTTGTTCATGGAGCCATGTGTATGGGCTATTCTGGAAAGTGCTTATTATCTAACTATATAACTGGAAGAGATTCAAATAGGGGAACTTGTACACAACCTTGCAGATTCAAATATCATTTGTATGAAGAAAAAGAACCAGGTAATTATGAAAAAATTGATGAAGATGGAAATGGAATGTATTTTATGAATTCAAAGGATCTATGCATGATAGAACATATTCCAGAACTTATTGAAGCAGGCATAAACTCTTTTAAAATAGAAGGAAGAATTAAAAGTTCATATTATGTTGCCTCGGTTGTAAAAGCTTATAGGCAGGCAATTGATAAATATTTTGAAGATCCTAAAAATTATAAGTATGATCCTAAATGGCTGAAAGAACTAGAAAAACCTAGCCATAGACCATATACAACAGGTTTTTATTTTGATGAAGAAATAAGACAAAATTATGAAACTTCAGCATATATACATAATTATGATATGATTGGTGTTGTTAGGGATTATAATAAAGAAACTCATATTGCAACAATTCAGCAGAGAAATAAAGTTTTTAATGGTGATTTGGTTGAAGTTTTAGCTATAAAAGGTGATAACAAAATTATAAAACTAGAAGATATGAGAAAAGAAAACGGAGTAGAAATAGAAACAGCTAATCGTCCACAAATGATTTTTACAGTAAAATGTTCTGAAGAATTACAAGTAAATGATATTCTTGTTAAAAGCAAGAACTAA
- a CDS encoding YIEGIA family protein produces the protein MEKELLSQYYLILILIPILCGTLARYLTLIVDYRQYPSYPNGYLIHLVTGFISSGIGAIAIPALLEKNFEAVTFLLLATEQFREVRRIEKESLQDIDNVEHVFRGEAYIDGIAKTFEARNYFSLLVSFGTSLIMHIIPLNNIFITILLGIIFAAILLYVLKAFTKGKSVSDIADIKLAKITVKNSELYVDDIFVTNHLGIDLARNLVQSSGIAAVIHPKERYYSRILNHNGQRQAIIFEACRILGLKRYHYTKCDYETGRIAIVLVPIIYDEGAFIETIKKVPLLESIKKNYKIMKSNSNQMKG, from the coding sequence ATGGAAAAGGAACTACTTTCACAATACTATCTAATTTTGATTTTAATACCTATACTATGTGGAACTCTTGCAAGATACCTTACGCTTATTGTTGACTACAGACAATATCCAAGTTATCCAAATGGATATCTGATTCACTTAGTTACTGGATTTATTTCTTCTGGAATAGGTGCTATTGCAATTCCTGCATTACTTGAAAAAAACTTTGAGGCTGTTACCTTTCTTCTTCTAGCTACGGAACAATTTCGCGAAGTGAGAAGAATCGAAAAAGAAAGTCTACAGGATATTGATAATGTAGAGCATGTTTTTAGAGGTGAAGCCTATATTGATGGCATCGCAAAAACCTTTGAAGCCCGAAATTATTTTTCATTGCTCGTATCTTTTGGAACCAGTTTGATCATGCATATAATACCTTTAAATAATATTTTCATTACTATATTATTAGGAATTATTTTTGCTGCTATATTACTTTATGTCCTTAAAGCATTTACAAAAGGGAAATCAGTTAGTGATATAGCTGATATAAAACTTGCTAAAATAACTGTAAAAAATTCAGAATTATATGTAGATGATATTTTTGTTACCAATCATTTAGGAATAGACTTAGCTAGAAATCTAGTTCAAAGCAGCGGTATAGCTGCAGTAATTCATCCTAAAGAAAGATATTATAGCAGAATACTGAATCACAATGGTCAAAGGCAGGCAATAATATTTGAAGCATGCAGAATTTTAGGCCTTAAGAGATATCATTATACGAAATGTGATTACGAAACTGGAAGAATCGCAATTGTGCTAGTGCCAATTATTTATGACGAAGGTGCCTTTATTGAAACTATAAAAAAAGTTCCCCTTTTAGAAAGCATAAAGAAGAACTATAAAATAATGAAATCAAATTCTAATCAAATGAAAGGTTGA